The Heliorestis convoluta genome includes the window TACATAGCCTACGATCAAGTCTTCAAAGAGCGCTAGAATAATTTGGCCATTGGGCAAATCTGCGATTTCTGCCAGTGCTTCTATTTGCTCACTAGGAGGTCGAAAAGCACTAAGTCCTTCATCCATAGTATACTGCAAAATTTCCCCAGGGGCGTAGGGACCACCCACAGAAACTTTACCTACTTTTGTCTCCACAACACGTTCTGTTCTCGGAACTTTCAACCCGATGGTCATGGCATATCCCACCTTCGCCTTACAGTTCATATTGCAAGTGTCATAGAAAGCCTGTCGACATCGTTCGTCAAAGAAGGAAATAATAAAAGATATAGCGAAAAATTTAAGACAGTTTTATTCCATTATGGAGGAGGTGTATCTAGACTGTCCTATCGACGACTTCCTACTGATCAAGGGATGAACAGCAGTACTCCTTTTAGAAGAGTAAAAAGGCGACGCGCTATCGTCGACCCCATAAAGTTTTTGCTAAGCCTTTTATTATTTTTCTTTCTCGCTGGAACGATCGTTACTTCCCTGATATGGTCCTTTTTAACTACTTTTTCCACTGAACCAACCTACTGGTCTATCTTAAGTCGTTCCTATTATCAAAACTTGCTGTTTACATTTCTAATTGCTTTAGGAGCTACTTTTACCTTGCTCATTTTTCGAATTACTTATCAATTGGCGGCGAAACGCCCCCGACCCATCGCGGGGGCCTGTGGAGACTAAAAACTCTATTGCTTGCTCTGTTTTTGCTTTTTATGATTCAATTGACCTATCTAACCTTTAATAGTATTGATACATATCACAAGTATCTTGACACAAGGCAATCAATAACAGCAGAAGGCATTTACATTGGAAGCAGCAAGCAGAAAAAGGAAGACCATATACTTATAGATCTTAATGGAGAAGTCCGTACTTTTATAGCGCCTGCAGCGTTGAATCTACATTCTCTACAATGGAATGACCGCGTCGCTATTCAATATGGAGAAAGAACAATGATGATTGGCTCCTTGGAAAATATCACCTTTACAGCGCCTACTCTGATTCCTATTCCCGTAGATAGTAGTAATACTGATACTACAGATATTCAACAATAACAAGACAAATGTCGTCTGGTTGCGGAACCCCTTCTGCAAAAGATTGAATCTGTTGCATAATGGCCTGGGTCATCTCTTTTGCTGGTAGATGACCTAGATCTGCGACCAGTTTAAAAAAAGTGTTCAATCCGTAAAACTGTTTCTGTTTATTGACGACATCAAAAATGCCATCCGTAAAAAGAACCACTTTATCACCAGAACCTATATCGATTTCTTTGCGTTCATACTGGACTGCGTCAAAAAGACCAAGGGGAAAGCCTTCTCCGTCTAAAGGAATGGTCTCTCCACTTTTACTACGAATCAAAAGAGGGCTGGGATGGCCTGCATTGGCAAAAGTTATTTTCCCCGTTGACTGATCTATGCAGAGGAAAAAAGCAGTAACAAAAGTACCTGTAAGCTCACCATCTACCATCTTGCCAAACTGTTGATTTAATCGATCTAATACTTCGCCAGGATCGCTTACTTCTTGTGTTACAGAGCGCATCATGGTACTGATAACCATTGTAAGCATAGCCGCTGATACACCGTGACCGGAAACATCAGACACAAAGATCCCCATTTTATCTTCGCTGACTTGAATAAAATCATAAAAGTCACCGCCGATTTCAATGGTAGGATGATAGGCTACATGAAAAGAAAGCTTCTTCATCGTTGGAAATTTCATAGGTAAAAGGTGTTGTTGTACATGGCGTGCCATACGCAACTCTTCTGTTAGTATGGTATTTTTTGCTTCGATTTCCTGATAGCTTTTTTCGAGTTGGCGATATAATCTACGAATACGAAGTAAAGATTTAACACGAGTTAACAGTTCAACTCGATTAAAAGGCTTGCTGATAAAGTCATCAGCACCTGCTTCTATGCCTTTTATCCTATCTTCTACTTCATGAAGCGCTGTTACTAAGACAACAGGAATCAATTGTGTATGTGGATCCTCTTTCAGCTTTGCACACACTTCAAATCCGTTCATCCCCGGCATCATTACGTCGAGAAGGATCAGATCTGGCAGTGTCTCTTCGATAACTTCAAGAGCTTGCTCCCCATTGATGGCCGTTAAGACCTGGTAACCAGCTCGGGTCAATTGAAGTCGCATTAACTCTACATTGGTTACGACATCATCTACGACAAGGATAATAGCTCCTGTTTCATTCGTTTCATCAAGCATGTCAGATTACCCTCCTTGAACGGGGACTCCTATAGATTATATCACATGATGGCAAGAAAAACCTATACGCTACGTAACATTGACATCACCATCGCTCGCTGAGCATTTTTGAAATAAGAAAAAGAAACACTTTTTTAGTAAAAAGTGCTTCCTCTATGCTTAATACCTCATTAATACAACAGGTTTTGTTGTATCGTCTATGATTTGGAAAGTGTAGCCTTCCTGAATAAGTCCTTCTATGATAGCAGGCAATGCCTGGGGCAATGTTACTTTACCAGGTCCGTCATGAAAAAGAACGATAATAGAGTCTTTGTTCTTTGCTTGTTCTAACACTTGCTTCTCTATATAGGCAGCGGATACAAGGGGCGCCGATGTATCTCGCGCATCGATGTTCCAATCGTGAATAATATACCCACTTTCTAACAATCTTTTTACCAATGCTGGTGAAAAATTGCCTTGTGTACCACCGGGTGCACGGATGATACTTGGCCTTTGTTGTACGATTTTGTCAAGTAAATTTTCAGCTTTTTGTAAATCCTGCATAAAGGCCTCTACACTACTGTATATCTGCCTATATTGATGAGAATAAGTATGATTTCCCAAAGCATGACCTTCTGCAACGATTCTTTTTGTTGTTTCGACATGATTTTCAACTTGCCTACCAATCACAAAAAAGGTAGCAGGGATTTGATAATGTTTTAGAATATCAAGAACACGAGGCGTTATATCACTGGGGCCGTCATCAAAAGTTAGATAAGCGATTTTTTGACTCTGCTTACCTACGATTGTCTCTATTTCTTCTTGTTTACTTTTTAGTTCTTGCGATTCTTCCTTTCTTTGTTCTACAATATTCGCGTGATTGTTATCAAGTTCTTCTATGACTTTAGGGACTGTCGCTTCTTCTTGGTAAATGGAAGATGTTTTTAGAGTTTCCAGGGTTGCACTATTTTCTCGAGCTGCTGCATCGTGATAGATAAAATAGGCAGAATAGACAGAGAGGCCATAAAAAAATAGAATTAGCAATGCCATTAAACAGAATGTTTTTAGCAGTACTTTCCAGGAGTATCTATTTTGCATCAAAAAGAAAGCGACCCCCTTTTCATTCTAATAATTGTATTGTAAATGATATGGCCATAGATTTCTCATTGATAATAATTGAACATATGGTGGTTATAGGAACGAAAGAGAATAATGCACCTTTTAAATACCTTAATCTGTTGAATTATGATAAATTTTTACCTTTAAGAAGGAATCTTAACTACTCATGATGAATAAAAAAGCTTTGACCAATGAATAAAAATCTTGTACAATTCTTCAAGCGGATGTTGCTCACAGGGAGCATCGGTTCTTAGCTAATAACCACTGTGGGTTCAACCCCCGCCATCCGCACCAAAATTGGCCCTCCCTTCCTTAGAGGGCGCTGGTGGTAGGTGAAGAAATGGTACGAGTTCAGGAAAGTGGCACCTGTACTCAAAAAGGTTCGAATCCTCTTTCACCTACTACGAAGATAACCCCGCTAGGCCTAGAGCTTAGCGGGGTTCTTTCGTTTATATAAGTTTTTTCTTGATTCTGGATCCTTTTTCATTTTTGCTGCGATAATAGATAGTTAATGGCACGATTGATGAGAGTGACACCTTCTTCTCTTGTGAGAGCTCGCTGTGGATTAAAGTTTCCTTTGTCGTCGCCTTGAACAATACCACGGTCTAGAGCCTCTTGTATCTCTTTTGCAGACCAGCGGTCCATTGGCACGTCAGGAAAAGGTCCCTTAGACATGATCTCACTCTCCTTTGGTAAAGAAAGTCCAAAGTGGGTTGCAACCGCTTCAGCAATCGCTTGTGCTGCTTTTTGCTGAAAGCTTTTTTCGCGTAAAAGCTTTTCTTCCTCGGGGTTGGTGATAAAGCCAAGCTCTACAAGAACAGCAGGCATCTTAGTATGCCTGATAACGTAAAAAGAAGCTGTCTTTACACCTCTATCCAGGAGACCCAAAGCTTGCACAAGATTTTTCTGAATCAATTGTGCAAGCTTCTCTCCATTACCACCTCTCATGTAACAATATGTCTCTATTCCTCTTGCTGCTACAGCCGTTGCTGCATTACAGTGAATGCTTATAAAAACAGAAGCATCATATGCATTGGCAATTCGAACCCGTTCCTGTAAGTCTCGATTGACATCTGAGCCTAGAGCAACATCACGCTCTCTTGTCAAACGACAACTTACTATTGGTTCTAATAATGCAAAAAGAGCTTTAGAAACTGATAAGGCCACATCAGATTCTCGCAAACCAGTAGGACCAATAGCACCGGGATCGCGTCCACCGTGTCCAGGATCAATCATAACCTTCAAAACCATCACCTCAAAGACATAGTATTCACTATGCAAGGTGTTTGACTAATATTGCTTGAAGGTCTTCTGTACGAATTGGCTTGATCAAACAATCGTCCATACCGAGTTCAATACATTTACGACTTTGCTCTAGGTCATGTCCGGATATGGCGATAATTGGTGTGTATCTGCCTAAGCCTGCTTCATAAGCACGAATTTCTTTTGTTGCATCAAATCCATCAAGGATTGGCATTTCACAGTCCATAAAGATGATAGAAAAACGATTTATTTTAGCCTTTTGAAGAGCCTCATAACCATTCACAACGACAGTAAGATTGAAGTAGCCAAGTTTGTTGAGCTGCCTTTGGAAGAACAGTTGTTGCACTGGGCTATCTTCTGCGATTAAGATTGACTCTTCTTTTTGATCATACCATCTATCCATCATTTTTTCTTCTTTCTCTTAAGTTTGGTAGATAACAAAGAAAATTATGGCTATATGTTCTTGCAAAAAATATATATTCTGCAATTGCGATAGGGCAAAGCTAAGGTAAGCTTTACTTTACTTTACTTAACTTTACTTTGCTTTAAATGCGATGGCACCCGATTGACAACAGTCTACACAAGCTTCACAAGAACGACAAAGGTCCCCTAGAACTTGAATAGATTCTCCAATTTTCATAAAAGCGCCAAAAGGACAGCTATTTAAGCAAACTCCACATTCAGAACAAAGATTCTTTACGATAAAAGCCTCGATGGACAATTATCATTCCTCCTTATGCAAACTTTCTTGCCAGCGTCTTTTTAAAGCACTAAAGCGACTGCTATCTTCATTATTCGTAACGGCATGGGCAAGGGCATCTTGTTCCCCAATTAAAATGACTTTATCACGAGCTCTTGTTACTGCTGTATAAAGTAAGTTGCGACGCAACATTCTTCGGTGATGCATTGTTAATGGCATTACTACAACAGGGTATTCGCTTCCTTGGGCTTTGTGTACTGTCGTTGTATAAGCCAAAGTAAGTTGATCCCATTCTGAACGAACATAGGAAACAGAATCGTCAAATTGTACAACAATCTTATCTTCGTCACTTTCTCCCTCGCTATGCAAGAGAATTTCTGTGATAAAGCCTACATCACCATTAAATATTTCTTTCTCATAATCATTTTTCAACTGCATTACTTTATCACCGGTACGAAAGCTATAAAAACCTGTCTGCAGCTCCTTTTTCCCAGGCAATAAAGGGTTCAGCCGTTCTTGCATTGCCTTATTCAAGTTCCATACACCTACATCAGTATAACGCATCGGTGCTATGACTTGAATATCTTCTAAACTGTAACCGGCTCTTTCAATGGCTCTTTGAACAGTCTCCAGCAAAGCATCTCGACAGTCTTGCAAACGCCATCGTTGAATAAAAATAAATTCTTTTTTTCCTGTAATATCAGGTAAAATCCCTTCATTGATGCGATGGGCATTCCTGACGATGTCAGAGCTATCTTCCTGGCGAAAAACATATTGCAACCTGATGATAGCTCCCATAGACTGTTCAATGATGTCTTTTAAGACTTGCCCTGGACCAATCGAGGGAAGTTGATCCTGATCGCCCACAAGTACCAACTTGGTATTTTTCTTCATGGCATTGAGGAGTGTAGCCATCATTTGTATATCAACCATAGAAACTTCATCTACAATGACCACGTCAGCTTGTAGTGCTTCTGTTTCACAAGAGAAGTATTCTTTTTCTCTACCTGTTAGTCCAAGAACTTTATGGATCGTAAAAGCAGGATATCCTGTTGTTTCTGCCATTCTTTTGGCTGCGCGACCCGTTGGTGCACATAGTGTAATTTTAGCGTTGGGCGTTGCTCGATTAACCAAGGCAATCAAGCCTTTAACAATGGTAGTTTTTCCTGTTCCAGGGCCACCTGTGATTACAGTAAGCCCCCTCTGGGCCAATGCAAAGAAAGCTTGCTTTTGTTCATCTGCATAGGCAATACCAAAGTCTTCTTCCATCGTTTGAATGACTTTTTCTACATTAACATTCCAGGTAAAATTATGTTGATTGATTGCAATAAGATGACGTACCACTTCTTGTTCCGCCCAAAATAGTTCCGGTAGATAGCATCCCTGGGCGTAATAGTTTATTTTTCCTTCTGAAATAACTTGTAGCAGTTCTTCGCTTAGTTCTTTTTCTCCTGGCACCTCTTGATAATGATTTGACCTTTCCAATCTTTCTTTTACTCGTCGAATCAAGATAGAGCTCGGCAAAAATACATGGCCCTCCTCTTTGCCATCTTTTAAGCAATAGATGAAAGCCGCTTCTATGCGTCTCCTATCACTGCCTTGCAACTGAAGCTTTTGAGCGATGCTATCAGACTTCTCAAAAGGTACATCACGTAAGTCAAGGCATAAGCAATAAGGATTATCTTCGATGGTTGCTACGCTCTTTCTTCCGTATTGACGAAATATTTTGTAGACGAGTTCGCTCTCTATGCCATATTCAGTCAGGGTGATAAGAAGATTCTCTTCATAATCAAAATCTTGATACGCTTCTATGATAGCATCGACTTCTTCGTCCTGTAGATCCGATAAGCTACGTAGCCTTTCTGGTTCATCTCGAAGTATTTCTAGAATATCTGTCCCAAATGCATTTATCAGGCTTTTAACCTTTTTCTTTTCCATTCCTTTTAAGAGGGAGCTAGATAGAAACTTCTCCATTCCTTGGGATGTTGTTGGAGGTACAAGCTTATAAGTAGAAAGCCGAAGTTGCTTCCCAAATTTTGGGTGTTCCACCCATTCACCTTCTAGTGTATAGGTTAAGCCAACTTGTGGAGATATGAGATGGCCGATCACCGTTATCTTTTCTTTTTTGCTTTTAAAAAGTGCTACCATATAAGATTCTTGATGAAAGAGAATTCGAATTAATTGTCCTTCTAGTTGTACCATTGTTGCTGACCGCCTTTTATGACTCAGTGCCTCTTACTTGTTGCTGCACTCATCATATATTTCGTCACAATTGGCTATTCCCCTTCCTTTTCTGCTTGTACCTTTTGCATTGACTTTTATTACTTTGAGAAAGAGAAAAAGCTCGGAACTTATTCCGAGCTTTTATATGCTTTTTCGGGGGGAAGCCCCCGGGGAAGGGGCTTCCAGAGGAGAAACATAGGGGAACAAAAGGGGGTAAATCCCCTACAATCCTATTTTCGCCTTTGTTTACACAAACTATACATCCATATATTGAATATATTAAAAACCAATTTCAATGAAATAATCGAAGGAACATTCACGAAGTTTGTCGTTATATGGCTTCTTGATAGTAGTTGCCTAGTTGGCCATTTTTGATATCGACTTGTACTTGGTGGTATTGATCAATGGTACCGATATCACGCCAATAGCCTTTAACAGGTAATCCAAAGAAAGGAAGCTTCTTTCTCATGAGACTGGGGAAAAGTTCTTTGGAAAAATCATAGAAGCCGTCAGGAATGTGCGAAAAAACTTCTGGTTCTAGTGCATAAATACCTGTATTAACTGTATTGGAAAATATTTCTTCTTTTTTAGGCTTTTCGATAAAGCGATTGATCTGCCCCTGATCGTCTGTTATGACAATGCCAAACTGGGTTGGATCATCAACTTGCGTAAGGGCCATGGTCGCTAAAGAATTGCGTTCTTGGTGGAACTCAATTACTTTGCCCAGATGAATATCGGTGATACCATCACCGCTGATGACGAGGAAAGTTTCATCTAAAAAGTCTTGGGCTTGCTTTACGGACCCTGCTGTTCCAAGTGGTTCTGTTTCAACAAAGTAACTGAATCGAACACCAAAACGAGAACCATCACCAAAATAATTCTTAATCATTTTAGGGTGATAATGGAGTGTTACAGCAATATCTGTAATACCATGTTTTTTTAGTAACATGACAGCATACTCCATTGCGGGTCTACCATGAATAGGGACCATTGGCTTGGGCATATTGTCCGTTAAAGGTCTCAATCTCGTTCCTAATCCACCGGCCATGATGACTGCTTTCATTTTAATACCCTCCTAAGAATATATCATTTATTTTTTATCTTTATGCCCAACAATGCTGTCAATAAAAAAGTCGAAATTGTACTTGTGGTATCTTAATTATACCAATTGCAGGTTCTTATTTCCACCTTGAATGTGATTTTTCTAGAAAGGAATGGTTATCTTTTTGTAAACATAACAGAGTACGAGTAAATTTCTTGAATCCCAATTAGATTAACACAAAAACGGTCAATTGGTATTTTGTGGTGGAGTCAGGCGTTTATGAAAACTTGTTAGCATGTTATCCTTTCCTGTTTTTGCAATGCTTTTTTATTATATTCCTATATCTGGTATATTAGAACTTTTTTCTCTGATACCATATTTTTTCTAACTCGCTTTCATAGTATTCAAATCTCTGTCCCTTTTTTCAGCTCATTTTTATTTCTTACCTGGGAAGGCTATGGTCTATGGAGGTGAAGGATATGTACTACCGCTCTAGCCCTTACAAAGCTTGTAAACACAGCAGTTACATGCCTTTTGTTGCTGTTGGTATGCTTGCTTTAACTGCTTGGTACTTGCGGGAAGTGCAAACCATGACGAGTGCTGTTGTGGATATTCGCAATGGGTTGCGTCGTCGCTAAAAGAACCTCCAAGAAAAAAGAAGCCACCCCTTATCTTTATGGGGGTGGCTTCTTTGCCGACTCCAGTTGAAAAACGGAACACCCAAAATTATTCATTAATTGCTTCTAAGCGCATCGATAAAGAGATCCTATTACGACCTACATCAACATCAAGGACACGCACAGTTACAGGATCGCCTACTGCTACAACTTCAAAAGGATGTTTGACGTAGCGATTGGCCAAAGCCGATATGTGAATAAGTCCGTCTTGCTTGACACCGATATCAACGAAAGCGCCAAAATCAACGACATTGCTTACTGTTCCCGATAAAACCATGCCTGGTCGTAAATCTTTCATTTCCAAGACATCCCGTCGAAAAGATGGCTTGGGCAACTCATCTCTAGGGTCACGACCAGGCCTTGATAAGGCTTCTATTATATCTCGTAAAGTAGGTAAGCCAACTTGTAATTTTGCTGCGGTCTCATCCAAATTAAGAGAAGATAGTTTATTTCTTATTCTTTCTAAGTCAGCTTTGTTTTGTAAGCTTTTTTTGTTTTCTTCTAATAAGACGATGAGTTGCTCTGCTATATGATAGGCTTCAGGGTGAATCGGTGTGTTTTCCAAGGGGTCATCTGCACCAGGAAGTCGGACAAAGCCTGCGCATTGTGTAAAAGTAGCCGATCCTAGACGGGATACTTTTAACAGATCTTTCCGCTTCTTAAAAGGCCCCTTTTCTTCTCGATAAGCTACAATGCTTTTGGCCATAGCTGGCTTGATGCCTGCTACATAGGATAACAGAGAAGGCGAAGCTGTATTGATATCAACGCCTACAGAATTTACACAATCTTCAACAACGCCTGACAAGGATTGATAAAGTCGTTTGCTATTGACATCATGCTGATATTGCCCCACACCAATGGAGGGTGGATCTATTTTAACCAGCTCTGCCAGTGGATCTTGTAATCTTCTCGCAATTGATATGGCACTACGCATGGCCACATCTAGGTTTGGAAATTCTTCTCCTGCTAGTGCTGATGCCGAATAGACAGAGGCACCGGCTTCTGAAATGATGGTGTATTGAACTTTTTGATCTATCTCCTGGATTACTTGCGCTATCAGCTTTTCGCTTTCTCTACTTGCGGTTCCATTACCGATAGCAATAATCTGAACGTTATATTGGTTAATCAAGCCTTTCAGTACATCAATTGCTTCTGACCAATGACCCTGTGGTTTATGGGGATAGATCGTCTGTACAGCCAGTACTTTACCAATGCCATCAATAATAGCTAACTTGCATCCTGTACGATAGCCGGGATCAAGACCCATAATAATCTGTTGACCAACAGGACGTTGAAGTAAAAGAGGTGAGAGATTGGCAGCAAATACTCTTATCGCTTGTTCTTCCGCTTTTTCAGTTAGTTCTGAACGAAGTTCTCGTTCTATAGAAGGCCGGATTAATCGCTTGTAGCTGTCTTGAATTGCTTTGACAAGGGCTTTGGCTGTCTCTGTCTTTTCTTTCTTAATCCATTTGCGATAGAGACCTTCCATAATCTCTTCATCAGGTCCTTCTATTTTTACAAGTAAAGCTTTTTCTCGTTCGCCTCGATTTATTGCTAAAATGCGATGAGCCGGAATGGTTTTAATTCTCTCACTAAACTGGTAGTACATTTCATAAGGGCTCTTCTCTTGCGGCTTTGTGGCTGCTACAACGAGGATGGCTTCTCTTCGCAGATATTGCCGAACCCACTGACGACTTTTGGCATCATCTGATATCTCTTCTGCAATGATATCAAGAGCGCCGACTAAAACAGCAGGGGCGTCTGGAAGTTCTTTTTCCAAGTTGACATATTCCCTAGCTACTTGTAATATGTCGCCTTCTATTTCTTGCTTTTTAATTCGATCAGCGAAAGGCGCAAGACCCTTTTCCCGAGCTACAGAAGCCCGTGTCTTTCTTTTTGGTCGGAAAGGTAGGTAAAGGTCTTCTACTTCCGATAAAGTCTGTGCTTTCCGAAGCCCTTCTAGCCAGGGCTCTTTCACTTTATCCATCTCTTTGACGAGACGATAGACTTCTGCTTTTCTTTTATCAAGATTTCGTAGGTACTCTAAACGCTCTGCCAATTGGCGTAGTTCTACTTCATTCATTTCACCGGTCCGCTCTTTTCGATAGCGGGCCACAAAAGGAATGGTATTGCCTTCATCAAAGAGTTCAATGGCCCCTTGAATTCTAGACTCTGCTAAATTTAATTCTTGAGCAAGTCTAGGTATAAGGGGACTTTCCCAGGGATTAAAAGAGGTCATTAATTTTCTCACCTACCCAATGGTCGGGGTAGCAGGATTTGAACCTGCGACCTTTCGCTCCCGAAGCGAACGCTCTACCAAGCTGAGCCACACCCCGAGTAGCTGCAATACTAGCACAGCTTTTTTTTATTGTAAATTACCATTTGTTAAATTTTAAATTTTTCCACTTCTTCTTTTAATTGCTGCGACATACCTGTTAACTCCTGGGCATTCGCGGCCACTTCTTGACAAGACGCTGTCTGTTGCTGGCTTTTTCCTTGAATCATTTCAATATTTTTGGCTGTTACTTGAGCAACTTTTGCTATTGTGTCAGCTTTTTCTTTAAGTACCTTGCCTGTACTCAGCAATTCTTTTGTTTCTTTTTCTAAAGAACTTACCTCATCTAGTACAGTCTTTGTCACCCCTTGAATGGCTTGAAACACTTCACCGGTACTACGGATTTTAACTACGCCTTCTTCTACTTGTTGCGCATTGTTGGTCATAACGTAATTGGCTCGATCGCTTTCACTTTGAATTTCTCGGATTAATTCTGTGATTTTCTCTGTTGCTTCTGAAGATTGACTTGCTAGATGACGTACTTCATCAGCAACGACAGCAAAACCACGACCTTGTTCACCAGCACGCGCTGCTTCTATCGCTGCATTTAAAGCTAGTAAATTGGTCTGCTTGGCAATATTGGTGATTAATTGGATAATTTCTTCAATAGATTTATTTTTATCGTTTAAGTTGCGAATCGTTTCTAAGCCTGTCTGGGCTGAGACTTTGACTTCAGCCATGGTCTCGATGCCCTCTTCTAGTTTCTTATAGCCTTCTAAAGTAAAATGAGCCGCTTCTTTTACAGAGGCCATCATTTCATCTAAGGAAAGAGTTAATTTGTTGGCAATCTCCCCAATCTGTTGACTGGCTTGATAGTTCTCCTGGGAAGCCTCTGTTAATTGAAGACCCTCCTGGGAGATGTTGTCCATTGTTGCTGCAATCTCTTCTGCTGCATGACCCGTTGCTTGCGAGTTCTGCCGCAGTATTTCAGAGAATCCATGGAGTTCTTGGCTGGTTGCATGAATCGTCCCCATAATGCGCCTTAATTCACTAATCATAATATTATAGGCTTGTACCATTTGGCCAATTTCATCTTGTGAAGGGGTCTCCTGGGCACTTGTCGGTCGAAGATCTCTATTTTCTGTAGCTTGGGTCATATAAGTTGATAGCTTTACAATGGAAGATACAATCGTCTGACGTAAAATTATGATCCACGCTGAAGTACCTATAAAGCCAAGTATAAGCAATATTATGATAGTTTCTGTCAATACTTGATTCAGAAAGACTTGATCAACTAGAGGTGCAAAGCGATATAGTATAAGGCCAAAAGAAACGACAAATATAGGAAGGACAACGCTTACGGTGAGTGCAACAAGCTTCAGTAAAATGCTACGAGCAATGAAATTCATCTGTCCTACCCCCTTTGCTCTATCCCGTAGTGTCCTCGTTTTACTGACCTAACCGGCTAAAATGTTGTTGTCTACTCCAAAGAAGTTTTCCCACATTGTATAAGCCATTCCCTCCTCTTCTTCTCCGTCAATAAGTCGACAAGGCAAAGGGCAGCGCTGTTGTACACCTTGAAGAAAATATTCAAATTGATCGACCGGAAAATCTTTAGCCTGTCGTG containing:
- a CDS encoding PP2C family protein-serine/threonine phosphatase: MLDETNETGAIILVVDDVVTNVELMRLQLTRAGYQVLTAINGEQALEVIEETLPDLILLDVMMPGMNGFEVCAKLKEDPHTQLIPVVLVTALHEVEDRIKGIEAGADDFISKPFNRVELLTRVKSLLRIRRLYRQLEKSYQEIEAKNTILTEELRMARHVQQHLLPMKFPTMKKLSFHVAYHPTIEIGGDFYDFIQVSEDKMGIFVSDVSGHGVSAAMLTMVISTMMRSVTQEVSDPGEVLDRLNQQFGKMVDGELTGTFVTAFFLCIDQSTGKITFANAGHPSPLLIRSKSGETIPLDGEGFPLGLFDAVQYERKEIDIGSGDKVVLFTDGIFDVVNKQKQFYGLNTFFKLVADLGHLPAKEMTQAIMQQIQSFAEGVPQPDDICLVIVEYL
- a CDS encoding polysaccharide deacetylase family protein — its product is MQNRYSWKVLLKTFCLMALLILFFYGLSVYSAYFIYHDAAARENSATLETLKTSSIYQEEATVPKVIEELDNNHANIVEQRKEESQELKSKQEEIETIVGKQSQKIAYLTFDDGPSDITPRVLDILKHYQIPATFFVIGRQVENHVETTKRIVAEGHALGNHTYSHQYRQIYSSVEAFMQDLQKAENLLDKIVQQRPSIIRAPGGTQGNFSPALVKRLLESGYIIHDWNIDARDTSAPLVSAAYIEKQVLEQAKNKDSIIVLFHDGPGKVTLPQALPAIIEGLIQEGYTFQIIDDTTKPVVLMRY
- a CDS encoding N-acetylmuramoyl-L-alanine amidase, producing MIDPGHGGRDPGAIGPTGLRESDVALSVSKALFALLEPIVSCRLTRERDVALGSDVNRDLQERVRIANAYDASVFISIHCNAATAVAARGIETYCYMRGGNGEKLAQLIQKNLVQALGLLDRGVKTASFYVIRHTKMPAVLVELGFITNPEEEKLLREKSFQQKAAQAIAEAVATHFGLSLPKESEIMSKGPFPDVPMDRWSAKEIQEALDRGIVQGDDKGNFNPQRALTREEGVTLINRAINYLLSQQK
- a CDS encoding response regulator, with amino-acid sequence MMDRWYDQKEESILIAEDSPVQQLFFQRQLNKLGYFNLTVVVNGYEALQKAKINRFSIIFMDCEMPILDGFDATKEIRAYEAGLGRYTPIIAISGHDLEQSRKCIELGMDDCLIKPIRTEDLQAILVKHLA
- a CDS encoding 4Fe-4S dicluster domain-containing protein is translated as MSIEAFIVKNLCSECGVCLNSCPFGAFMKIGESIQVLGDLCRSCEACVDCCQSGAIAFKAK
- the recD2 gene encoding SF1B family DNA helicase RecD2; this encodes MVQLEGQLIRILFHQESYMVALFKSKKEKITVIGHLISPQVGLTYTLEGEWVEHPKFGKQLRLSTYKLVPPTTSQGMEKFLSSSLLKGMEKKKVKSLINAFGTDILEILRDEPERLRSLSDLQDEEVDAIIEAYQDFDYEENLLITLTEYGIESELVYKIFRQYGRKSVATIEDNPYCLCLDLRDVPFEKSDSIAQKLQLQGSDRRRIEAAFIYCLKDGKEEGHVFLPSSILIRRVKERLERSNHYQEVPGEKELSEELLQVISEGKINYYAQGCYLPELFWAEQEVVRHLIAINQHNFTWNVNVEKVIQTMEEDFGIAYADEQKQAFFALAQRGLTVITGGPGTGKTTIVKGLIALVNRATPNAKITLCAPTGRAAKRMAETTGYPAFTIHKVLGLTGREKEYFSCETEALQADVVIVDEVSMVDIQMMATLLNAMKKNTKLVLVGDQDQLPSIGPGQVLKDIIEQSMGAIIRLQYVFRQEDSSDIVRNAHRINEGILPDITGKKEFIFIQRWRLQDCRDALLETVQRAIERAGYSLEDIQVIAPMRYTDVGVWNLNKAMQERLNPLLPGKKELQTGFYSFRTGDKVMQLKNDYEKEIFNGDVGFITEILLHSEGESDEDKIVVQFDDSVSYVRSEWDQLTLAYTTTVHKAQGSEYPVVVMPLTMHHRRMLRRNLLYTAVTRARDKVILIGEQDALAHAVTNNEDSSRFSALKRRWQESLHKEE
- a CDS encoding nucleotidyltransferase family protein yields the protein MKAVIMAGGLGTRLRPLTDNMPKPMVPIHGRPAMEYAVMLLKKHGITDIAVTLHYHPKMIKNYFGDGSRFGVRFSYFVETEPLGTAGSVKQAQDFLDETFLVISGDGITDIHLGKVIEFHQERNSLATMALTQVDDPTQFGIVITDDQGQINRFIEKPKKEEIFSNTVNTGIYALEPEVFSHIPDGFYDFSKELFPSLMRKKLPFFGLPVKGYWRDIGTIDQYHQVQVDIKNGQLGNYYQEAI